In Proteus vulgaris, one DNA window encodes the following:
- the ilvN gene encoding acetolactate synthase small subunit — protein sequence MSNQSQPIALELIVRNHPGVMTHICGLFARRAFNVDGILCLPMKNSDKSRIWLLVQKDDRLMQMVSQVEKLEDVKEVRFSDDLRVFEQMESYLN from the coding sequence ATGTCAAACCAATCACAACCTATCGCGCTGGAATTGATTGTTCGCAACCATCCCGGTGTTATGACCCATATTTGTGGTCTATTTGCTCGTCGCGCATTTAACGTCGATGGCATTTTGTGTTTACCAATGAAAAATAGTGATAAAAGTCGTATTTGGCTATTAGTGCAAAAAGATGATCGCCTAATGCAGATGGTCAGTCAGGTAGAAAAGCTTGAAGATGTAAAAGAAGTGAGATTTAGCGACGATTTACGAGTTTTTGAGCAAATGGAAAGTTATTTAAATTAA